The Macrobrachium nipponense isolate FS-2020 chromosome 16, ASM1510439v2, whole genome shotgun sequence DNA window CTGGGGCTCCTCACGGTGTCGTCACACAGGGAGAAGTACATGGCGGAGGTGGCCATTCTCACTCCGTACTTCTCGTCGAAGAGGTTGAGGTCGAACTTGGCGAAGTCGCCCTCCGGTACGGCGATCTCCTCCACGTTGGCTCTGGCGACgctggaggggaagggggtgatAAATGTCacctggaaaaaatcaaataaatcgaTCAATAAATAACTTACAATACTTGTAAAAgctgaaaaattcaaataaataaataagtaacttaCAATACTTATAAAATCTGTACAattcagataaataaataaataaataacttacaatacttataaaagctgaaaaattcaaataaataaataacttacaaTACTTATAAAATCTGTACAattcagataaataaataaataaataacttacaatacttataaaagctgaaaaatttaaataaatcaatcaataaataacttACGATAGTTATAAAAGCTGAACAAgtcaaataaatcaatcaataaataacttacaatatttataaaagctgaaaaaatcaaataaatcaatcaataaataacttacaatatttataaaagctgaaaaaaatcaaataaatatagcaATAAATAACTTACAATACTTATAAAAgctgaaaaattcaaataaataaataaataacttacaaTACTTATACAagatgaaaaattcaaataaataaataaataataataaataacttacaaaacttataaaaatgaGCTTGAGTCactgataacacacacacacacacacacacacacacacacacacacacacacacacacacacacacacacacacatatatatatatatatatatatataatataatatatatatatatatatatgtgtgcgtgcgtgtgtgtgtgtgtgtgtgtgtgtgcgattgatacaagagatgtaccggaatgtatttaccagagtaggagcagtgttggggagacagaaggttttgaggtgagagtaggattacaccaggggtcggctctgagcccatttatctttaacatagtgatggatgttataataaagGAAGTAAGGgtagacagtaccatggaacatattgtatgcggatgatatttgtTCTGCGCAAGAGAGGGCCAGAGGAAAAAGGCAAGGAGGGAAGacctggaagtgaaattggaaagatggagacaagtactggaggacagaggaatgagaaataagtagatctaagacagaatatatgtgtaccaccactgaggggatgatagagaaagtattcagcttggtggagagcaaataaggagagttgataagtttaagtatttgggatcttttattaacgctggaggaagtatagaagaagtaaaacatcgggtacaggcaggctggaaaaactggagagcggcctctggagttctttgtgacaaaagagtgccgcttaggttaaaaggaaaacttcacaagacggtggtaagaacagcaatgctgtatggtacggaaacagcaagcatgagaaaaacgagcagaagaagatggatgtgcagaaatgagaatgcttagatggatgtctggggtgacaagagaggataaggatcagaaatgactacataaggggtcgactatggtggtggaagtatcaaagaaagtgcaggaggggaggctgagatggtatggacacctgttgagtgAGAGATGatgaccacgctgggagacatactatgggggtggaggtgcaaggaagaagaataaagagggagaccaagaaagagatggatggactgtgtgagaggagacttacatgagaggggaattgatgaggcagaagcgcaggatagaaatagatggaaacggctcatccgaaacggcgaccccatataaaaaatgggaacaagctgggaagaagaagaagatatatatatatatatatatatatatatatatatatatatatatacttacatggtGGTCTCTCTCGACCAGTGCATCGATAACACTCGAATAATAGTTCTTGTGGCTCCTTGTTCCTACAGGACCTATGAACAGGATCCTATAGGCGTCGCATCCTTGGAACTCAAACGTCCCGAATAGCAGTAGGCCTATAGCCAGGACCACGTGCTTCATTTTTGTTGATGTCTGAGGATAGAAGGGAGAAACGGTATCAATATCTGGGGCAAGGTTCTGGAAATAGGCCTAATGAATTTATTCCTGCAATAAACAGAGGGAGAAACAGCATCAATATCTGAGGCATGGTTCTGTAAATAGGCCTATAATGAATTTATTCCTACAATAAACTGCAAGAAGAAAACGGAATTAGTAGGACTAATGCATCTACTCTGAATTAAACTGAAACTGGTCACAAAGTATGTCTAGCCTACatacaaaaaatcaatattttaggCAAGACTCTAGAAATAGACCTACTGAGTCTATTAATTCCTACGGTAAAGTGAAACTGTAGTTGAAAGANNNNNNNNNNNNNNNNNNNNNNNNNNNNNNNNNNNNNNNNNNNNNNNNNNNNNNNNNNNNNNNNNNNNNNNNNNNNNNNNNNNNNNNNNNNNNNNNNNNNNNNNNNNNNNNNNNNNNNNNNNNNNNNNNNNNNNNNNNNNNNNNNNNNNNNNNNNNNNNNNNNNNNNNNNNNNNNNNNNNNNNNNNNNNNNNNNNNNNNNNNNNNNNNNNNNNNNNNNNNNNNNNNNNNNNNNNNNNNNNNNNNNNNNNNNNNNNNNNNNNNNNNNNNNNNNNNNNNNNNNNNNNNNNNNNNNNNNNNNNNNNNNNNNNNNNNNNNNNNNNNNNNNNNNNNNNNNNNNNNNNNNNNNNNNNNNNNNNNNNNNNNNNNNNNNNNNNNNNNNNNNNNNNNNNNNNNNNNNNNNNNNNNNNNNNNNNNNNNNNNNNNNNNNNNNNNNNNNNNNNNNNNNNNNNNNNNNNNNNNNNNNNNNNNNNNNNNNNNNNNNNNNNNNNNNNNNNNNNNNTgtagttgaaagagagagagagtaaccactCACGAAGCTTCACacatgtaggagagagagagagagagagagagattacttacaGAGCTTCATAAATGGTTATCATCAGGATTTGTATTGTGTAACAGTACACTGacatgtaggagagagagagagagagagattacacaacCTATCAGTAACTAAGCACGTAACGGTTTAGTTTAGTACCTCATCGAGGTGGTGTTTAGAATTCCACTACATGACCATCTACACACTCTTCTTTGATTTGCTATAGACAGTGGCGAGGTCACAAAAAGCGTCGAATCACggtgaaatataattaaattatcatGCTGAGTCATTGTTTATCTTATCAGAACTTATAAGATTGCTATAAGAGTAGCTAAAGTACTATATTGTATTCAGTTTAATGGAAGATATCTGGTGGAAACAGTTATATTTGCTTTCTGTGTATCTATCTAAACTTCACCCTGTTTCTATCTacctaccaatatatatatatatatataatatatatatatatatagtataatatatataattgtttatttttccttcttggctatactttattatatatatatatatatatatatatatatatatatagatataaaggtataagccatgaaggaaaaataaacaatggagtttctgcaagattgtttatttttccttcatggctatacctttatttatggattcatcacattccaaacattcgtgatttagttatatatatatatatatatatatatatatatatatatatatatatatatatatatatatatgaactcccTCTGTCTAtctatacatcaatatatatatatatatatatatatatatatatatatatatatatgaacttcggcatttatctgtctgtctgtctataaaGAGGTACCAGATCATTTCAAAATCAGCAAAAACATCTATATTTCTATCAATTAATCTATCTATCCAGTGGAACTACATCACGCATAACAGCAAAAacctctgtctatctatctatctatctatctagtaggGCCCATAATTAACAAACAGCaaaaatatctactatatatatttatctgtctaGCTATCAAGTTGAACCCATCAAAGTcccatcaaagaaaaaaaaaccattattttGAAGAGCTCGTTCTCTACGACCgaattcaaattaataataatacttaaaaactttatattataatattgacaAGTTTACTCACTTTAAGAAGCCCTTGGCGTATTTACGACGTAGTTAAATGGTAACCGTAGTGTTTTATGGCCTCTTTTATTTACGGTGAACGCGACTCTATTCACGGTGTCACATGGTCACAGTCACGTAGTATGAGGCGGTTAACTGTCGACATAAGCCGGCGGTGACCAACATGATCGAAAGTTGTACCCAGATGGGCGACATTATCGTACTGCTCGCTGCCATTGTTATGTGGCAGGTAgttttttctataataaaatacatacttTAAATCACAGTTCTTACGTTTTTTTTCCTGGAAAATATTTTCCAATTCGACATTTCATCCATTTTCGACGTCCAGACACATGGAATTTAAATGATCGACTTTTGCGCAAATGTATCCGAAGTTGTCGTACATATGGCTGCCAAAATGATCGCAGGTAGTTTAttcttttggaataaaaaaaataaaaaaactgtcgGTGTTCATACgttttttcttggaaaatactTCTCAGTTTGATATATCATCCATTTTAGCAGACACATCGAGTTTAAATGATTTACCGGGATGTTAAGTAGTGTAATTATCGTACATTAGGAGTTGCGTCTACAGTGTTTACTATGTGAAAGGATTCGATGAAGTCCACATCTTAccacaatgaaaatattataaacttaATCTCTAAGAAATTAATCTTCATAGTCAAGCAGTCATTTTAACAAACATGAATTTAAACGTGTGAATATTtattgctgaataaaaaaaaacatgaaattagagACATTTAAAGTTAATATCAATTTACCTTGACCTGATCACGACACATATCGGGTCAGAGAGTGAAATCAGGATGTCAAAATGCTTTCTAGGCCTATATGAAAATTATAGTGTATGCACCATTAAGCTGTCCacttttttaatatatgattaaTGGAAAACTAAGAAAAgatagtttttattaattttctttttatgatttaatGTTTCTGAGTAGTTCTGAATGATACTAAATATATGCTTAGTCTTTCACTAAATATCTCGGTTCATTTACCACTTTTCGCCACACTTATCACAACAGGACTTGGATTTGAATTGGAAATAAGTAAAGCGGCCCTTTCTTTTCGATCCCACGCACTTTGGCAGTAATGATCTTAACACTTGACCCGCCATTTGACTATGATTAATGGACATCGTTGCTTCTAAAGTTAAATAATGGAAGGCAACTTCGATGACGACAGGGGAAACTCCACTCAGGTGATAATCGTTCGTTTTCCCAAGTTTTTTTACGACAGTGAACAGACaacgattttttaaataatagtcGTGGTGAATTTACATTTaaatcattaatatattaattaattatttttcattgataattaaaaaggtaaaagtgaattagaacctttttaaatgaaaaactactACGAAGAATGAAAGTATGAGAATCGAACATATTTGTAAACAACTTTCACATATGCCTGTTCTACCGCGCAGCGTAAGATGTACACGCAAGCCCGTTAAGTGGGAGTCTTCGTTAACTAAATATTATAGATGCTAATAAATGACAGACATTCATTACAAACCtctaaattattcatatataacgtCAAGTTTTGGTCAAGAATAAAGTATACCGTCTAACGTCAAAAAAAGGTATAAGATAAAGTATTACAAAATCATCCCATATGACAGGTGTATGAGGCAGCCAGATAATCGCAATTAATCtgcacttatatattatatattgtagacGCTAATAAATAACATACATTCACCATAAGTCTATAAATCATTTAGAAATAACGTCAAAATATGGCCTACAATTAAACATACCGAGTGAGCACCTACTCACACCGCAGGTTCGGGACAGCCGGATAATTCAGTCTttgttatctatatattttatatattaataattaattaataattccgAGTATTCGTTATTTTTATATTCCAGATACTAATCAATAATTAATATTCACCACAAATCTATAATCtaaaaattaatgtatatttagaGCTTAAGATAAAGTCCGTCGACTAATCCCGCACCGTAGAATGTTAATCCTCCTTTCCCTCGCCAGTGACAGCTGTCAACACTGTGGTGTCGACTCTCGCACTTCAGAAAATGTCTCCGATAAACTTTTATTTCTTCACCCTCGTCGTGTACCTGTGCTTGTGCGTCTGCACCAGCGAAGACTGGGCATTCGACAATGCCCCGGGCATAGCGATGGACTACAAAATCCACATCGACGCCGGAAAAGAGGACTGTTATTGGCAATATGTCCACCCGGGTGCTACCATATACGTGAACATGCAGGCGAGTTTGATGTTTATTTCATGTTCTTTTTATAGTTGTTTTATATTTAAGTTTTTGTTGACTCATGATAATttctatttataaaattttatattaacaaaatttatctttttaaGCTTAGCGACTGAATAAATTCACCAAATATTGGTCCCGGTACCGTAACCCATACGTGAACATCCAGTGAGTTTTAATAGTTTATTTCTggtttattttcaacaaatattgtatttaaactttgtaataaataaatatgatatttctACGTTTAAATCCTGTACAAAATTACTATATAAAGATCGTTATCTCAGCGTCAGCTCTTAAATTACCAACCTACATTCTATATACGTCAAACCATATTTCAAGATGCTAACACTTGTTGCTCTTCGTCATTATGTATAGCAGATTTTATGTTTGAAACCCTATAATGaacaaatatgatatatttaagtttaaattcaaaaaaaaaaaaattgctatttaCAGATCACAGGATCAGGATTAAATCTTAAATTAATAACCTACCCACTTTACGCTGAACCTTGATAAAGTTGCTGACACTTGTTGCTCAAACACTTTGCCGGTACCTTAAGTTGCATGATTTAATTTGCtagaattaaattttaattaaatttctgaACTTTTCCCAGCCAGTTAGTTTTGAAAAACATGTTGAATTACTTCTTCTGATAATTGTTCCAACATATGTTGCCATGGGGTAGTTATAAGTTTGGTAGTAATTAATTACcattacttattatttatgtGGATGAATTTTCTATTTCATCCTTCTATTTGTCACCATTTTGACTTAGCCTAACAGGCTTATTATTATCTGTTACTAACTATCAGGCTAGTTACTAGCCAAGGCTATTTACCAGCTATTTCTTGGGTGTTTTTCAGATTCAGAAGCAagattttttaattacatttgcTTATTATTTACACAAATAAATTTCCTATTGGTCATTATATTAGTGTGACTGGCTGGTTATTATCTGTCACTTATTCTATATTAGccaaaattatgatttatgagGCTAGTTACTAGCCTAGGGTATTAACCAGATGTATTTTTGGGTGGTTTAAGGGTATTACGATGGAAAAACTAAGCTAGtatgaattaaaattaattactatTGTTTAATCCCAAAAAGATTAATTACTATTGTTTAGTCCCAATTTACATGCTCTTTTAAATACTAAGCATTTGAGAAATTATAGCCTAAGCCTGGGCAGTTCTAAATTGGTATCAGATGCCAATAACCTAGCCTAGCCTACTAGCCACGGTTACTAATTATGAGTGAATTATGTAAATCTAGATTGGTTGGAACAAATGGGCATACTTACCTGTAGGCTAGCAAGTCATGTTGGGCTAGTCGGTTCACAAAACATCTGTAGAGGTACTTGTTACACTGTCCTTCCTTCTAGGGCAAGTGGTTATTGCGGCAGATAACATTTATGCTACTCTCAGTTTCAAGACAGCTGGGACGCCAAATAGAGATATCGACATTTAGTGTTAGACTAGTTAATAAGCCATAGCTTTCCATCACATTGACAGAACTAAACATGATCAATCAATGTAGTATTAGTTATGCTTGAAATTTAGGCTATATTTCAGTAACTGTACTTTTTGCCTTTCATTAGCATAGCCTATTGTACAATGACAATGTAGGTAATTGAGCAGATTTTTTGTTTCTCAACACTATTTTAgttattaaaatttcataagtaaACCACACGGGCTAGGATGTACACCATTAGTCATACTGTACTGTACTTGATGTAGGATTAAAATAATCCTTTTTGGCATATTATATGGAAAACTGTTGATTCTATCATGACTGACTGAAGTTTTCATCAAAGATTGTTTCTTAGTCCTGTCCGTTTTTGTATGACACTTCTGACCATtacatgtagatttttttttatctttctttagaATGTACTGTCATTTCTTATGTAGTGTTTCTTAATCTAGTCAGTTTTTTTATAAGAAACttactggaaaaaaatttttttcaatcaaCTATTTTAAACATACTGTCGTTTCTTTCTCATTGTACATATTTTAATCctgtttttaatatgaaatttctaACTATTACCCACTGAGTTTATTTTTACGTCATTCTTTAAACGTACAGTCGTTTCTTTCTCAGTGTATTTTAATCCTgcccattttttatatgaaacttcTCACTATGACATACTTAAAGTTTATTCTTTATAGCTATCTTTAAACATACTGTCATCTTTTCTTCAGGTACTGAAAGGTGGGGATGGAATGGCAGGCCTAGCCGTTCGGAATCCCCAAGGAGAGATAGTTCATCCTTATACGTGGAAACAGTCATCTGAATACGAGGAAGTGGCAAAGACGGGTGGATATTACGGGGTCTGCATAGACAATCAGTTTTCACGTTTTTCTGGAAAGCTGATCAATTTATATATGACCACATTCAGGTAAGAGAAATATTTGTACATTGGTATTATTTCATCAATTCCTGTTACTGACTGGcatttaaaaatcaataatgATTATGTAATACATTCTTTATAAGCAAGAGGAGTTGGAGTAAGGTATACCACAAAAGAACATTGAAACGGTAGCTGTATAAAGCATATAGAGAATTGTATGAAGAGTTGAtggcaatgatttttttttttttttatctatttaccagATATGACATTTGGGAACAGTACACAAAAGAACTGGAGGAACTCGATATCAGTGTCAACAATTTTACGGTAAGAGAACCCCATTGCAGTTTTGTTAGATTTACCGATGAAAAACTGTACAATTTGAactttatgttgatttaatcagtatttttaatttaatcaGTAAATGTTTAGGGGTTTCGTTGCCTTGTATGGCCATTTtaaccattttaattttattgttatgttCTATTGGAATTGGAACATAAAATTCAagtcaaaggccaaacactgggacctgcAATGAGGTCATATTGCACTTACGTAATTATtgtattaaattataatttttgtgacAAATTAACTAACATCATTGTCCATCTGAACAGCACTCCATCAAAGGTGTTGATCAGCGTATCCACGAGATTCTCCTCTTCCAAAGCCAAGCCCGAGCGAAAGAAGCCAGAGACTTCCAGCTGCTCCTGAGCAACAACAgctacgtccagtactggtcgaTTATGTTGTGCACGGCCATCGTAGGAACTGGAGCTCTGCAGGTCTTTTTCCTGAGAAAGCTCTTTGAGTGCAAAGTTACAACCAAATCTGGAGGACGAGCATAAATGACCAGTAGTACTACTGGTGGGTGGAATATGAGTCATTTTGAAAAAGGTGTGCATTTCTTATATGCTGGCGAGTTGCACAAATTCAGGGGAAAAAGTAAGGCATTTTAAAAAGGTGTACAATTTGTAAATGCTGGCAGAATTGCTCAAATTCGAGGGAATatgtaaatcatttttaaaaaggaGTACATTTTGTAAATGCTGGCTGAGTTGCAATCGAATTCAAGGGAATATGtaagtcattttaaaaaaaggTGTAGATCTCATCAATAATGGCAGTTGCGCAAATTGTCTCAAATTATCTGTACTTTAGAATCTCCTTTCTGCGCAGTGCGACTATCAGAGGAATCTGTTATTTTATtgagatatttgtatatgaaaggCATATGTCACGAAAAAAGGGATGGGAGAAGTATGCGAGTGGGTGCTTTTATCGTATGGGAGATACTCCTAGGTGAATATATACTGTGCTTAAGGTATTGTCAGtatcttcttatatatttttatatatctcacAGTATGGCCAAAAGACATTGCTTCCTAATGTTTCAAAATAGATTAAATATGGTAATGGCATTCCTTTTGCTTCTAAGGTTCACAAATTTGCAAGTTACAAAAGACTTGGAGAAATCTCATTGCACGAATGAGGTAGTTTAAtcctttttcaaaaatatttttgtaagatttttatacatttttattgattttattgggATATTTAAGTCTGTTAAGATGTTGAATACTTGAaagtattattaagtttttcCACGTTTTGAACAAAGGTCTTTTGACTGCGGTAGAAGGTAATGGTAACATTTACGTTTAGTGACTTTGTGCGTCATTTGCCAAGAATTTCAAGCTCTGTAATGTGTTctgttgtatattttctttaggaTACTCTTCTTCCAAACATATAATCATTGTGACTGTTAACGATGGGATGGTGCTTGATTTAATCCATCTCGTACAATGCTGTACTTAACTCTTTTGTATTATGCTTAATGCATTTCTGTGTTGACAATTTGTATCTAACAAGGAGAGAActtgatgttattttttattttatgaaaattattttgacaGGTTCTTTGGCTGACAAAGAACCATGGcaagttttaaaaagttttaactttatgtACATTTTCAATACGTCTTCCCAAAATGTACCAAGGCAGGTTTCTATCAAATTGAGCATATGGATGCTGCTTCCTTAGGAGGTACTAAAGTTGCAATTTTTGTAAACTCAGACATTTTAGAAACTGTATCTTGTTTTCTAAATATTCAGTGGCAACTTCTTCCTGTAGTAAAGCTTTATTGAACATTGGTATCCTCCTAATGATATCACACAAGACTTCGTTGTTACTAAAATTGCACTTTTGTTGTGCAACTTTTGTTAAGTTATATTTGATTGTAATCAGTTAATGTTATATTTGATTGTAATCAAAATGGTGCTCATTCTTCTCAAGAGAATATGACTTGGGTGATTTGTTTAATTGAAAGGTGTATAGTTATCAAATGAAATCTTGGGTGATTTGTTTAATTGAAAGGTGTATAGTTATCAAATGAAATCTTAGTTGAATGTAGGTTTTTACATATGATTTTTACAGTGACACACTATTCATGAATCAGTATTGTTATTATAAGGATAATGTGATTGATTATTGCCACTGACTTGAtcttttatttaccattttgaaaaaaatttgccACTGACATGAtcttttatttaccattttaaaaaaatgtaaaaaccatTGGCATAAAGTTTCCTCAAGCATGTTATgtactgtaaataatttttaatacagTATATACTACACAGACATGTGCAGTACACAGccagtatatgtactatattttaaCGATGATCTTTTGTAGGACAGTTTATTCATTCCCAGGTATGAAATTGCTTCTGTATCAGTCACCAGGAGCAGTTCTGTCAGCTATATCCTCCTTGAGCTCTTTGGAATATGAGATTGAAACCTGGTGCCAAGCtgtgacttatgaggtcattcagtgctgaaaaggaaaattgagagcagAGGTTtgaacatgaggaaaacctcgcggttgtCACTAAGAAGCAATGCGTGGTTGAAGAGGGTGGAAATaaacatggaagaaagaggatatgacgGGGGTTGCACCTACGGGCAGAGAGAactttgcaaagaaccttaatgccCTACAGAGtgctgcatgaggtgcactgatggcactaccacccCTAATTTTTCAAATCCT harbors:
- the LOC135195531 gene encoding transmembrane emp24 domain-containing protein 5-like encodes the protein MSPINFYFFTLVVYLCLCVCTSEDWAFDNAPGIAMDYKIHIDAGKEDCYWQYVHPGATIYVNMQVLKGGDGMAGLAVRNPQGEIVHPYTWKQSSEYEEVAKTGGYYGVCIDNQFSRFSGKLINLYMTTFRYDIWEQYTKELEELDISVNNFTHSIKGVDQRIHEILLFQSQARAKEARDFQLLLSNNSYVQYWSIMLCTAIVGTGALQVFFLRKLFECKVTTKSGGRA